Proteins encoded within one genomic window of Thunnus maccoyii chromosome 22, fThuMac1.1, whole genome shotgun sequence:
- the LOC121889242 gene encoding trichohyalin-like, producing MEQRLEEKEKEIDERKLEVKQMMEKLQEKDEKEKDLLNYKTEMEQRWEEKEQEVEAIKENLKELEKKLRHTEEAREKENLNHKKQMEQKLQEKERAIEKLKQHIKDVDEILERKEEERGEIILNQKKEAEQRLQDREREMEEMKFQLSNEMERKLKEKETEIESNKQQADARETRWREEQRKRDENGEKEMNKLIEIIDKKTKEITQAKRLLAQRETEIEEAKTTSANYLKEIEQLRESYENQSSSIIEIQQRHTEQERQKDAEITDKLQEKEEELDCLRQRDKENEKELVQLRLTIEHAKSELKELTIRMEKEMTSMIQEYEKELERRNESMESVVKEKDSAMSRLEEESRQSILDVTGKYEESQKRVEELQEQNEKMRKEADNLRIKCEELKKESEEEVRKHLRGCEEQVKSVESEIQGVLEERDQEVRALKEANDVLKVEIEGLKEREGEAERQMNELREHFQKQLMEKQSEVKKKDEETEEEFLKREREAEEREKELSRHEEELSKRGHELEAKEETLVEKEGKLDSKEQELQKWEAGLKIKQKELEEKDKYEKDVNIRAENVQKMERELESLLGALEGKQKELSSHGQDLQKKVKGLKDQGKELKDREYYLRNEEQELLNWKSELQMRNEHVNSTTQELDDIRRGMALLKEELQSRERNLKTSIEKMRKWQQNLEDREAELHRREQHEVDDGERARKTDSFDLTATVDDLCSMYEDVSVEDEQERKEKGKGRESDKDGKEREDQRMKAASSVTESGNCHLETLKGMEMAGKEPESVKVTRDFKVLSSSPGHRSSNNTLGTDLRVVVLGESWSSHSPAGVTILGGEVSKLNGSTFRPWRGQIAGRRLAVAEPLGLKWRDGPDPTDTAQRKSILDCISWCRPGPHVVLLLMPAFLTCTKKYRTAVEEHMSLLGEEIWQRTLVLFTWGETFGTNADQHIERNGELIELVKRCGGRYHVLTSKKSNSVTEGLFEKMEDIVTLNSEE from the coding sequence atggagcaAAGActggaagagaaggaaaaagaaattgaTGAAAGGAAACTGGAGGTCAAACAAATGATGGAAAAGCTGCAAGAAAAGGACGAGAAAGAGAAAGATCTTTTAAATTACAAGACAGAAATGGAGCAAAGATGGGAAGAAAAAGAGCAGGAAGTAGAAGCGATAAAAGAGAACTTAAAAGAACTTGAGAAAAAACTGCGACACACAGAAGAGgcgagagaaaaagaaaacttaaatCACAAGAAGCAGATGGAGCAGAAACTGCAAGAAAAAGAACGAGCGATAGAAAAGTTAAAGCAGCACATAAAGGACGTCGATGAAATCttggaaagaaaagaagaagagagaggagaaattaTTCTAAATCAAAAGAAAGAGGCAGAGCAAAGACTgcaagacagagaaagagagatggaggagatgaaATTCCAGCTCTCAAACGAAATGGAGagaaaactaaaagaaaaggAGACTGAGATTGAAAGTAATAAACAGCAGGCCGACGCCAGGGAGAcgagatggagggaggagcaGAGAAAAAGGGATGAGaacggagagaaagagatgaacaAATTGATCGAAATCATCGACaagaaaaccaaagaaataACGCAAGCGAAACGTCTTCTTGCgcagagagaaactgagatCGAGGAGGCAAAGACGACAAGTGCAAACTACCTGAAAGAAATTGAACAGCTGAGAGAAAGCTATGAAAACCAAAGCTCCAGCATCATCGAGATACAGCAACGTCACACAGAGCAGGAGAGGCAAAAAGATGCTGAGATTACGGACAAACTacaggagaaagaagaggagcTTGATTGCCTgaggcagagagacaaagaaaacgAGAAAGAGCTCGTCCAACTGAGGCTCACGATCGAGCATGCAAAGTCAGAGCTGAAGGAGCTCACCATCAGGATGGAAAAGGAGATGACCAGCATGATTCAGGAGTATGAAAAGGAGCTAGAAAGAAGAAACGAGAGCATGGAATCAGTTGTGAAGGAAAAGGACAGCGCTATGAGTCGTCTGGAGGAAGAAAGTCGGCAAAGCATTTTGGATGTCACTGGGAAATACGAGGAAAGCCAAAAGAGAgttgaggagctgcaggagcAAAATGAGAAGATGAGAAAAGAGGCGGACAATCTGAGGATAAAGTGTGAGGAGCTAAAGAAGGAGAGCGAAGAAGAGGTTAGAAAACATCTCAGGGGTTGTGAAGAACAGGTGAAAAGCGTAGAATCTGAAATCCAAGGCGTTCTTGAAGAGAGAGATCAGGAGGTCAGGGCTTTAAAAGAGGCTAATGATGTATTAAAAGTAGAGATAGAAGggttgaaagagagagaaggcgAGGCCGAGAGGCAGATGAATGAGCTGAGAGAGCATTTCCAGAAACAGCTGATGGAGAAACAAAGCGAGGTCAAAAAGAAAGATGAGGAAACTGAGGAGGAATTCttgaaaagggaaagagaggcagaggaaaGGGAAAAGGAGCTGAGTAGGCACGAGGAAGAGTTGAGCAAAAGAGGGCATGAACTCGAGGCGAAAGAGGAAACGCTTGTTGAAAAAGAGGGAAAGCTTGACAGTAAGGAACAAGAACTTCAAAAATGGGAAGCAGGTctaaagataaaacagaaagagCTAGAAGAAAAGGATAAATACGAGAAAGATGTGAACATCAGAGCAGAGAATGTCCAGAAAATGGAAAGGGAGCTAGAAAGCTTGCTCGGAGCTCTGGAGGGCAAACAGAAAGAGCTAAGTTCTCACGGTCAAGACCTTCAAAAGAAGGTGAAAGGGCTGAAGGATCAGGGGAAAGAGCTAAAAGATAGAGAGTATTACTTAAGAAATGAAGAACAGGAGCTGCTCAACTGGAAGTCAGAGTTGCAGATGCGAAACGAGCACGTGAACTCTACGACGCAGGAGTTAGATGACATCAGGCGAGGCATGGCTTTGCTGAAGGAAGAACTGCAGAGCAGGGAGAGAAATTTAAAGACGTCGAttgaaaaaatgagaaaatggcaGCAGAATCTTGAAGATAGAGAGGCAGAGTTGCACAGAAGAGAGCAACATGAGGTTGACGACGGTGAGAGAGCACGCAAGACGGATTCTTTTGATCTGACAGCCACAGTGGACGATTTGTGTTCAATGTACGAAGACGTCAGCGTGGAAGAcgagcaagagaggaaggaaaaggggAAAGGAAGAGAGTCAGATAAAGATGGAAAGGAAAGGGAGGATCAGAGGATGAAAGCAGCTTCATCAGTTACAGAAAGCGGTAACTGTCACCTAGAAACACTCAAAGGGATGGAGATGGCTGGAAAGGAACCGGAAAGTGTAAAGGTCACAAGAGATTTCAAGGTGTTATCTTCAAGTCCGGGTCACAGAAGCTCAAACAACACTCTTGGGACTGATTTGAGGGTGGTGGTGTTAGGGGAGAGCTGGTCATCTCACTCCCCAGCTGGAGTTACCATCCTGGGCGGAGAGGTGTCCAAACTCAACGGGTCTACATTCAGGCCTTGGAGAGGTCAGATAGCTGGACGGCGCCTTGCTGTCGCAGAACCGCTCGGTTTGAAGTGGCGAGATGGACCAGATCCAACCGACACGGCGCAAAGGAAAAGCATTCTCGATTGTATCTCCTGGTGTCGCCCAGGACCTCACGTTGTCCTCCTGCTCATGCCGGCCTTCTTGACCTGCACAAAGAAATACAGGACAGCAGTGGAGGAACACATGAGTTTGTTGGGGGAAGAGATCTGGCAGCGCACACTGGTGCTGTTCACATGGGGGGAAACTTTTGGGACAAACGCAGATCAGCACATTGAGAGGAACGGGGAGCTAATTGAACTCGTAAAGAGATGCGGGGGCAGGTATCACGTGCTAACCAGTAAGAAAAGCAACTCTGTGACTGAGGGATTATTTGAGAAGATGGAGGATATAGTGACTCTGAACAGCGAAGAGTAG
- the LOC121889915 gene encoding golgin subfamily A member 6-like protein 22 produces the protein METTDEDSSPVTIANGAYPVRCTEEVLLPFFTDESLQAAMRSQHPPSSRSVPPALPDIRLVLLGRKEAGKSAAGNTILGGVGGFESGKPTEECVKRRADVAGRKVTVVDTPGWEWYYPLNSTPNWVRRETLRSVSLCPPGPHAVLLAVRSCAAVTEAYIAEIERHLEPLGKGVWEHTMLLFTRGDELGMGTMEQRILTSGPALQRLLQKCGNRYHVVNNLSKGDVTQVQELIRKLEEMVAGKKEGKSHLEMDSTVLLGLEADGKRRARERRKKQRQMEAQMQRGTIRAALMSDGLQASELDAHHSFSKAPRRLSEVRLVLLGERETGKSSAGNTILGNVSFFQAGVVTEECIRKQAEVAMRLVTVVDSPGWEGGVAGATTERVKREIVGSMALCPPGPHALLLTLRLDTLVRAGHVREHLELLGEGVWRHTILLFTHGDHLREGVDIEQHIQGGGRDLQLLLEKCRCRYHVISSVDGGGRGGSAKVTELLEKVERMAAMNRCEAFSDLVLEVRDLSRQRNEKFNQRLKDITDKMLRQEAELKNMRDREMKSIRWFFDRKKKVKSPGKADIQREEEEDEDRRIGERKNDIGELEERMRWLTEDKEKEVQDLSIENERIRVELNQSTQEKNEARLNLELKEREIEELIERIDEQQLKLLDLERAGVENEQERKQREEAIRAKQQEWVRDMEILKENIALHKKEKTEWMEKVDSLKAEMEESKRHHDNILERKEQEKKQEMAEMEKKLLEKDKEKEELRTKASEEKQITLEGMKHYEKDMEMKVEEMKSKHQKEMERKMQEKEKQIQDIQLQHRDEMDRKISDRKKAMDTKKVQHQEEIDQMLKEKEHDMDNIKRQHANEIRDIQQTQQRETAELKEQFAKEKEEQIQAKKREIAELEQKYAAQIEGKMVENEKEKETIHLNHKKDMAQKMQEKEKEVEALKLQHQEEMTRKINEIETLMEAKRNEHREEILRKVKEKEEDQQQYVDKIRGIEQERQQEINKLKEQFEKEMEKQSQQRQTEIEELEQKYAAQIEGKVLENEKEKEMINQNHEKHILKEKKWSKDWKKRKKRLRKGH, from the exons ATGGAGACGACAGATGAGGACTCCAGTCCAGTCACAATCGCAAACGGTG CCTACCCGGTACGGTGCACTGAGGAAGTGCTTCTCCCTTTCTTCACAGATGAGAGTCTGCAGGCCGCCATGCGCTCACAGCACCCTCCTTCCTCCCGCAGCGTCCCTCCTGCTCTCCCAGACATTAGACTGGTCCTGCTGGGCAGGAAAGAAGCAGGAAAGAGTGCAGCTGGCAACACCATCTTAGGAGGAGTTGGAGGGTTTGAGAGTGGGAAGCCCACGGAGGAGTGTGTGAAAAGGCGAGCTGATGTGGCGGGGAGAAAAGTCACAGTGGTGGACACCCCCGGGTGGGAGTGGTACTACCCGCTCAACAGCACCCCTAACTGGGTGAGGAGAGAAACTTTACGGAGCGTGTCACTTTGTCCTCCTGGACCCCACGCTGTGCTGCTGGCAGTTCGGTCCTGTGCTGCAGTGACAGAGGCCTACATCGCTGAGATAGAGAGGCACCTGGAGCCGCTGGGAAAAGGAGTTTGGGAGCATACCATGCTGCTGTTCACCAGGGGAGACGAACTGGGTATGGGCACCATGGAGCAGCGAATCCTGACAAGCGGCCCAGCACTCCAGAGACTCCTCCAGAAGTGCGGGAACAGATACCATGTTGTGAACAACCTCAGCAAAGGAGATGTGACACAGGTTCAAGAGCTGATTAGGAAGCTGGAGGAGATGGTGGCGGGGAAGAAGGAGGGGAAGAGTCACTTAGAGATGGATAGTACGGTTCTGTTGGGACTGGAGGCAGACGGGAAGAGGAGAgcgagggagaggaggaagaaacagaggCAGATGGAGGCGCAGATGCAGAGAGGAACCATCAGGGCTGCTCTCATGA GTGATGGTCTCCAAGCGTCCGAACTAGACGCCCACCATTCGTTCTCCAAGGCTCCCCGACGTCTATCTGAGGTCAGGCTGGTTCTCCTGGGTGAGCGCGAGACAGGAAAAAGTTCTGCCGGGAACACCATCCTGGGAAACGTTTCCTTCTTCCAGGCAGGGGTGGTAACAGAAGAGTGCATCCGTAAGCAAGCGGAGGTGGCCATGCGGCTGGTGACGGTGGTGGACTCTCCGGGCTGGGAGGGAGGCGTAGCAGGAGCTACAACGGAGAGGGTAAAGAGGGAGATAGTCGGTAGCATGGCCTTGTGTCCTCCTGGACCCCACGCTCTTCTGCTGACTCTGAGGCTGGATACACTGGTGAGAGCGGGACATGTTAGGGAACATCTGGAGCTTCTGGGTGAGGGTGTATGGAGACACACGATTCTGCTGTTCACACACGGGGATCACCTTCGAGAGGGGGTGGATATCGAGCAGCACATCCAGGGTGGGGGCAGAGACCTGCAGTTGCTGCTGGAGAAGTGCAGGTGCAGGTATCACGTCATAAGCAGCGTcgatggaggaggaagaggaggctcTGCTAAGGTGACAGAGCTCCTGGAAAAGGTGGAAAGGATGGCGGCTATGAACAGATGTGAGGCTTTCTCTGACCTGGTCCTGGAGGTGAGAGATCTGAGCCGGCAAAGGAATGAAAAGTTCAACCAGCGCTTGAAGGATATAACAGATAAAATGCTTCGTCAGGAGGCGGAGCTGAAGAATATGCGAGACAGGGAGATGAAGAGCATCCGGTGGTTCTTCGATaggaaaaagaaagtgaaatcACCTGGGAAGGCTGATATTCaaagggaagaagaggaggatgaagacaggagGATTGGCGAAAGGAAGAATGATATCGGTGAGCTAGAGGAGAGGATGCGATGGCTGACGgaggataaagaaaaagaagttcAAGATCTGAGCATTGAAAATGAGAGAATCCGCGTAGAACTAAACCAGAGTACACAAGAGAAGAACGAGGCGCGACTCAACCTggagctaaaagagagagagattgaagaGCTGATCGAAAGAATCGACGAGCAACAACTGAAGCTGCTCGACCTTGAACGTGCCGGTGTAGAAAAtgaacaagagagaaaacagagggaggaagcCATCAGAGCAAAGCAACAAGAGTGGGTGAGGGACATGGAGATATTGAAGGAAAACATAGCGCTGcacaagaaagagaaaacagagtgGATGGAAAAAGTTGATTCATTAAAAGCAGAAATGGAAGAATCTAAAAGACATCATGACAATATTCTTgagagaaaagaacaagaaaaaaaacaggagatggcagagatggaaaaaaaactgctggaaaaggacaaagagaaggaagaaCTGAGAACGAAAGCCTCTGAGGAAAAGCAGATAACTCTTGAAGGCATGAAACATTATGAAAAGGACATGGAGATGAAAGTTGAAGAGATGAAATCAAAACATCagaaggagatggagagaaaaatgcaagagaaagagaaacagatacAAGATATACAACTGCAGCATCGGGACGAGATGGACAGAAAAATAAGCGACAGGAAAAAAGCGATGGACACAAAGAAAGTTCAACACCAGGAAGAAATTGATCAAATGTTGAAAGAAAAGGAGCACGATATGGACAATATCAAACGACAGCATGCAAATGAAATAAGGGACATacagcaaacacaacaaagagAGACTGCTGAGCTGAAAGAGCAGTTtgcaaaagaaaaggaggaacaaattcaagccaaaaagagagagatagcagAGTTAGAACAAAAGTATGCTGCCCAAATAGAGGGGAAAATggtagaaaatgaaaaagagaaggaaacaaTTCATCTAAATCACAAAAAAGACATGGCACAAAAGAtgcaagagaaagaaaaggaggtaGAAGCCTTAAAATTGCAGCATCAGGaagaaatgacaagaaaaataaatgaaatagaAACACTGATGGAGGCAAAGAGAAATGAACACAGGGAGGAAATTCTtagaaaagtgaaagaaaaggaggaagacCAACAACAGTATGTTGATAAAATAAGAGGCATAGAGCAAGAAAGACAACAAGAGATTAACAAGTTGAAAGAACAGTTTgagaaagaaatggagaaacAATCGcagcaaagacaaacagagatagAAGAGTTAGAACAAAAGTATGCCGCCCAAATAGAAGGAAAGGtgttagaaaatgaaaaagagaaggaaatgattaatcaaaatcatgaaaaacacattttgaaag aaaagaaatggaGCAAAGActggaagaaaaggaaaaagagattGAGGAAAGGACACTGA